From Paenibacillus sp. PL2-23:
GTAGCTCAGTTGGATAGAGCACTCGCCTTCTAAGCGAGTTGTCGGGGGTTCGAATCCCTCCTGGGACGCCATAATATCATTTCCCTTACCTATGAACAGGCCGCCAAGCAGAGCAGAATGCTCCGCGAGGCGGTCTTTTTGCGTGTTATGGCCCCGGCACCAGCAGCATGAATCGCTGCTGGGACGGTGTCTCGCTGCCGCCCTTCGGCTCCGTGCTGAGCGCGATATGATCCGCGTAGGGCAGCAAATCGGTTTTCATGTGCAAATATCCCGCTCCGCCTGCAAACTTCACGATGCCTAAGGAATACCTGCGAGCGCCCTGAATGGCCCACGCCTGATAATCCTCCCCATCTTGTCGTGCGAGCGGGTCCAGCAGCAGAAACGCTTCCCTGCTGTCTCCGCTTAGCCAGAGATAGCCCTCCCGCGCTTCTCCTTGAGGAGCAATGCGGTAGCGGGACGTGTCTGACGCCCTTACCAATTGCAGCGCGGCAGGCTCCTGGCTCTCTACATAAGAGAGCAGATGCTCGTCTGAAGCAGACGTGAGCCGGTCCTGCGACATCAGCATCGCAACGAGTATTACGGCTGCGACAGCGGCAGAGCCGGCAAGGAGGCTTCTTCCCAGCCAGCGGCCCGCCCCCTTAAGCCGGACCCTCCGCCTAAGCGAAGCGCGGCGGCTGGGAGTCAGCTCGTAAGCTTCGGGAGCTCCGTCGTTCTTTCCCGTGGTCGGGCTGAGGAGCTGCCCCCACTCCTCGCGCAGCGCTTGGCAGCTGGCACATTCAGCCGCATGCAAGTGCAGCGCTGTCCGCCTGACGGTGTCGGCATGGCCTATCAGGGCGTCGATCCAATCCTGCTCAGTGAAGCCAGCCTCGCATGTCGTCTTGGCAGCTTCCAACTCTACTTTATCCCTGCTCATCCGCCTCCTTCCTCCCTTCCGAAGCCCTCAGCAGCCCAGCCTCGCCTCGTCAGCGATTTGCGAAGATTGTGAATGCCGTATCTGATCCACGACTTGACCGTGCCGAGCGGCACCTCCCACTCCTCTGCCAGCTCCCTATGTGTCCGATGGCGGTAATAAGCGGTTACGAGTGCATTACGCTGCTGCTCCGGTAGCTCCTCCAGCGCATCTCTGACAGCACGCCGCTCCATTGACACCAGCGTCTTCTCTTCCGGTCCCGGTTCGACCTGGAACCGCTCCGCTTCTTCCGCGTCGTGCACGACAACGGTCCGGCTGAGCTTTCTCATTCTGTCCATGCAGCGGCTCTTCGTCATCACGGCCATCCAGGCGTCTACAGAGCCCCTGTCAGGACTATACTGCCGTCCCTTGCGGATCGCCTCCAGGAAGATATCATGGCAGACATCCTCCGCCTCCATTCGGTCGCCGAGCAGTCTGCACGCAATACGCATGACAAGCGGTACGTAATGGCTGTAGAAGCGGTCGAAGGCCTCGCTGGAGCCCTCGCACATGTCGCGAAGCACGGCTGCCATCGCTGCGTTGTCCTGGCAGCCGTTCCAATGGGCATTCTCTCGATTTTGACGCACCCCGCATTCCCTCCCGAGTAGTCGAAAGTTATGTTTAATTCTTTTTTTATCAAAAAATGAACCGTTTGAAAACTCCCAAATAAATTTTAAAAAAGCGTAAATCCAACAGCCCTGTTGGATCGTAATCCGAATGAAAGGGCGCCCACAGCGCCTGCCAAAATTTCAAATCGGAGGTTGAATGCCATGCGCAAAGCATGCCGCCAGGCTTCGATCCTGGCACTTGTTATCGCTGTATTGACATTAGGGGGACTAGGGCTGTCGCCGCAAAGCGCGGAGGCCGCGAACACGCTGGAGCTGTTCACGCCGTATACCGCTGTTGACGCCGCGCCGGGAGAATCGATCTCCTACAGCATTGAACTGATGAACCGGGGGGAAGCAACCGTCAAAGCCGATATCAGCTTTCAGAACACGCCTGACGGCTGGTCCTATGAACTGACGGCGGGAGGCAGGGTGGTCAAGCAGCTGGCCGTCAAGCCAGAGAGCTCGGAAACGCTCAGCCTGAGATTGGATGTGCCGCTTCAGGTCGATAAGGGAGAATACAGCTTCACTGTGAACGCAGGCGGCGCCCAGCTCCCGCTTCGTGTGTTCGTTGCGGAGAAGGGCTCCTATACCTCGAAGCTGGAGGTCGAGCAGCCTAACATCGAGGGGCACGCGGACTCCAGCTTCACCTTCTCTGCCAAGCTTTCGAATCAAACTGCGGAAGAGCAGACCTATGCGCTTGCCGCATCGGTCGACAACGGTTGGGAGGCGCGCTTCACCTCCGGCGGGAATGGCGTCACGTCCGTAACCGTCGAGCCAAACGCTTCCCAGACGTTGTCCATTGAGCTCCTGCCCCCGGATCAGGCCAAGGCCGGCACCTACAGCGTTCCGATTATGGCCGCCAACAGCTCCACCAAAGCGGAGACGACGCTGGAGGCCGTTATTACCGGCACCTACGGCATCGCGCTGAGCACCGCTGACGATCGGCTGAATGCTGCAGTGAAGGCGGGAGGCAGCCGTTCGCTTCAGCTGGTTGTCAAAAACACCGGCACCGTCAAGCTGGAGGATGTGAGCTTGAACGCGCAGACGCCCGCTGAATGGGACGTCACCTTCGAGCCCAAAACCATCCGTTCGCTGGAGCCAGGCACAGAAGCAAGCGTTCAGGCCGTGATTCAAGCCTCCGAGCAGGCTTTGCCTGGCGATTACGCGCTGAACCTGTCGGCCGGCACCGCTCAGAAATCTGCGGACGCCGCCATCCGAGTTGCGGTGAAATCATCTACGCTGTGGGGCTGGATCGGGATTCTGATCATTGCCGCTGTAGCCGCTGGTATCTACGGCCTATTCCACAAATACGGGAGGCGTTGATCGTGGAGCAGCGCACCTATACAGAAGCCGCCGTCGAGCTGACGGGACTAACCAAAGCGTACGGCAGCCATCTAGCGGTCAACAAGCTGGACCTTACGATTCGCAAGGGTGAAGTATTCGGCTTGCTGGGACCGAACGGCGCGGGCAAAACCACAACGATTCTAATGATGCTGGGACTAACCGAGCCGACAGCCGGTACTGTGCGCGTGCTGGGTCTCGACCCGGCTCGAAGCGCGCTGGACATTAAACGCCGGATCGGCTATATGCCGGACGACCTTGGCTTCTACGAGGATCGGACCGCAATAGACAATTTGATGTACACAGCGGGGTTGAACGGCTTCTCCAGGCAAGCAGCCCAGCAGAACGCATTGGAGCTGTTGGAGCGTGTCGGCTTGTCTGGAAGCGGCAGGAAGAAGGTTGGCGCATTCTCCAGAGGGATGCGCCAGAGACTGGGACTAGCAGACGTGCTGATCAAACGTCCCGAGATGATCATTCTGGATGAGCCAACGCTCGGCATAGACCCCAAAGGCGTGCAGGAGCTGCTGGAGCTCATTACGACCCTCAGCAGGGAAGACGGCCTCACTGTGCTGCTCTCATCGCATCATCTGCAGCAAGTGCAGCAAATTTGCGATCGGGTCGGCTTGTTTGTCGGAGGGAGACTGGTCGCATGCGGCGGACTGGAGCAGCTCTCGGGCATGCTGGAGGAGGAGCACGCCGTTGTCATCGAGCTGGAGTTTGGGAATCCAAGCGAGCGCCTGAAGCCCGCCTTGCTGGCTATCCCTGGCGTTAGGGACATGAGGGAAATCGCCATGCTGCCGGACGGTCGTTTCAGGGCGGAGCTGCAATGCGACACCGACGTGACAGCCGCCGCGGCGCGAACGGCTTCCTCGGAAGCAGAGCTGTATGCCATTCATAGACGAACGTATAGTCTGGACGATGTGTATCGTCGTTTTTTTGAAGGAGGTGACACACATGCCGTTTAACGGCTTACGCGCTAGGCTGTCGGAAAGATTCTCTCTCCGCAAGGGCGGTGAATCGTCCGCCGCCGCTTTCTGGGTCATGGTGCGCAAGGAATTCGGAGATCACGTTCGAAGCTGGCGATTTGTCATTCTGATGGGCATTATTTTGCTGGCCTGCATCGGCTCTGTCTACTCAGCGGTTACCGCGCTCCGAAGCGGAGCCAACGAGGATACAAGCATGGCGTTCCTGCAAATCTTCACCTTGTCGGATGGAACCTTGCCTAACTTTATCGCGTTTGTCACGTTTCTCGGTCCGCTCATGGGCATCGCTCTCGGCTTTGACGCCGTGAACGCGGAACGCAGCAGAGGCACACTTAGCCGTCTGATCTCCCAGCCCATTTACCGGGACGATCTGCTGAAGGCGAAATTTGTGTCCACGCTGCTCGTCATTACGGTCGCTATATTCGCGCTTGGGCTGCTTGTTATGGGGCTTGGCCTTATTGTAATCGGCTATCCGCCGACGCCGGAGCAATTTCTGCGGGTGCTGCTCTTTCTGATCACGTCCGTTGTCTATATCGGCTTCTGGCTCAATCTGTCCATCCTGTTTTCGGTCCGATTCCGGCAGGCGACCACCTCGGCGCTTGCGGGCCTCGCGATTTGGATATTTTTCACCGTATTCTATGGCATGCTCCTGAACCTCGTCGCCAAAGGCGCCGCTCCGTCGGAAAATGCGGGCGCAGAAGCTGTGATGCGCTATCAGGAGCTTATTCTATCGCTCAACAGACTGTCCCCGTCCGAGCTGTTCAATGAGGCCAACACCACTCTTCTTATGCCTAGCGTGCGGTCTCTCGGACCGCTGACCATGGAGCAAGTGGTGGGCGCTCTGCCTTCACCGCTGCCCCTTGGCCAGAGTCTGCTGCTTGTCTGGCCGCAGCTTACGGGTATGCTGTCCGCCACGATGATCTGCTTCGGCCTGTCCTATCTGCTCTTCATGCGTCAGGAGATCCGTTCGCGCTCTTGATTTCGCCTAAGCCGGCCCTACTGGGGCCGGCTGCTCTTTTAGACCCCTCCAACCTTATCCACCGCCGCCCCGGCGATTCGGACCGCCGATTATATCGTGTATAACCAATAACTGCATAATATTGGACCACATTCTTCATACTAATCCCAAATCGAACCAGACTAGGGGTGGTCATCCATGTGTCTCATGTGTCCGGATCAAATGGGCAGCTCAACTCCGAGCAGTACACCTGTGCAAGGAACAGCTCAGCCGGAGACCAAGGGATATGAGGCGGACGCTGGCACGCCCAAGCAGCCGATATCGGATGTATTGGGGGATAATATCAGCCAGCTGGAAGCTATCTTCTCCAGAAACGCTGATATCGTATTCCGGCATTGGAGCTACGGCCCGGAGCTCCAGCATTCGGCATGCTCCGTCTATTATGAAACCCTGATGCAAGGCGAAATTATCAATTATATGAAAAGCTCCTTGCAGGATCTTGTCGCTCACGAGGTCGGCCCCGCTACGACGATTACGCCGGAGAATGTCATTTCCTTCTTCGAGCATCAAGGGGTTTCCGAGAAAAAGGCCGATCTGCTGGATGACCTGCATCAAGCTGTGTTTCATATATCTTCGGGCAACTTTGTTATTTTCTTCAATGAATGGAACAAGGCTCTGGTCTATCAATCGCTGACCATGGAGTCGCGGCAGGTATCAGAGCCCACCAATGAATCCGTTATTCAGGGACCTCGGGAAAGCACCGTTGAGAACCTGCAAAAAAATGTAGGGCTTCTCCGCATGCGTCTCAAGACGCCGGATTTCAAAACCGTAGCGTTGTATGCGGGGGGGAAAACTCAAACACGGATTATTTACGGCTATGTGGAGGGCGCCGCGGATCCCGAAATGCTGAAGGAATTCGAGAAGAGAATCCAAAAAGCAGCCGAGATGGAAATATTGGAGACCTCCTACATTGAGCAGCTAATTGAGGATTCAACCTGGTCTCCCTTCCCGCAGCATCGTTATACGGAACGTCCCGATACGGCAGTAGCGGCCATGTTGGATGGCAAGATCGCCGTGCTTACACAAGGGACGGGAAGCATTCTATTATGTCCGGGAATGTTCCCGGAATTTTTCCAATCAAGCGAAGATTATTATCAGAGAACCGTGTACTCCAGCATGATCCGCTTCCTGCGCATCATTGCGTTTTTACTGGCGTTGACGCTTCCCAGCATCTATATCGCCTTATCCACCTTCCACTCCGAGCTCATCCCGACCGTCTTGCTGCTTGCGGTCATTGATACGAGAGAAGGCATACCGTTTCCCGCTTTCTTCGAAGCGTTAATTATGGAGTTTTTCTTCGAGCTCCTGCGGGAAGCAGGCGTACGGCTGCCTAAGCCCGTTGGGTCAGCCGTCAGCATCGTTGGGGCTCTCGTCGTAGGCGAAGCGGCAATCAATGCCGGAATCGCGTCACCGATTATGGTTATTATCGTTGCGCTCACCGGCATCGCATCGTTTTCGATTCCTCAATACAACATTGCGATCGCTTTGCGGATCTTAAAGTTTCCGCTTATGCTTTCCGCATCCATCATGGGGGGCTTCGGCATCATGATTGTGTTTATCCTCATCTTGCTGCATCTTTGCAAGCTGCGTTCGCTTGGACAGCCTTATTTGACGCCTATTGCTCCGCTTCGGGCAAGCCTGCTTCGGGATGTCTTCATAAGGGCTCCATTGAAATCACTGCTTCAATCACCGCGCAAGCATTCGCCTAAAAACTAGCGGCCGCTTGCAACCATAATGAATCGGAAAGAATGATGGGATGATGTTTAAAAAAAGGATGACCCTCGTTTTATTGTGCGCCGCCCTGCTCTTCCTGCCCGGGTGCTGGAATAAAAGAGAGCTGGATCACTACGGATTTGTAATGGCGATTGCGATCGACCAGGGCAAAAACAAACAGTTGGAATTGACCACGCAGATGTACCGCCCAGTCACCGGGCAAAATGGGGGCGGAGGAGGCTCACAGAGCCCCACGGCGAACCTGCTGGTCAAAACAACGGACGATTCCCTATTCGAAGCGATCCGTGATATTCCTATCCATCTCGGCAGGAAGGCTACCTGGAGCCATATGCGCGTGATCATCATTGGCGAGAAGCTGGCGAAGTCGACCGACGTCGGCAAGCTGATCGATTTTTTTTACCGGGATCATGAACCCAGACATACGATCTCCCTTATGATTGCCAAAGGACGCGCGGATCGTATATTGGAAATCGAGCCGGAGATCGAGCAGACCATCGGGCAGCAGCTCTTGCTCACCAAACAGGTATCCTACAAAAACTCCGCCAAATCGATGGATACGACGCTGCTCAAATTCGCTCTGCAGATGGGCAGTCCGAATAACGATGCGGCTATCACCTATATTTACAAGGACAGTATGGACGAATTGAATACAGCAGGTTTGGCACTTCTGAAGAAGGGCAAGATGATCAACATCCTGCCTTCCAAAAAAGTGGAAGGGCTTGTCATGCTGCGGAATGAATTTAAGTCCGGCATTGTAGAAATCCCCTGCCAGGAGAAGCTTCAGACAGAATCATTTGAGGTGCTTGGCCTGAATACCAGGATAAAGCCCAAGCTTGAGGGAGACAAGGTGAGCGTACTTGTAAAAGCCTCGGTAGAAGGAGTCATCGGAGAACTGAAATGCACAGAGATCAAAACAAGACAGGATGAGGAAGACTATATCCTCAAAATTGAAAAGGAAATCCAACATCAGATGCTCTCGACCATCCAAGTGCTTCAGGCTAATAAAACGGATATCATCGATATCGGCAATTCGATCGCAAAGTGGCATCCCAAAGCATGGAAAGGCATGAAGGACTCTTGGGAGGATCAATTTGCCGGGATCCCTTTCGATATTCAGGTCGACGTCAGGCTCATAACGACCGGCACCGCGATTGGAAAGCCGGCTGTTTCGGGGGATAGCAAATAGCGAGAGGAGAACGGCATATGGTAGAACGCGTCATCGTGCTGCTGGCCGCATACGGCTCTATATTTGTGTACGACAGGTCTTTGTGGCAAAGCGAGTCAAGCAGGGCGGAGAAGGCGGCATACATCATTCTTATGATGGTATCGCTGTATTTCGCCGTCGACTATGCACTGGCTTTCCCATTTGACTTTCCTGGCATTTACGAGCTGGCCGATCTCGTGTTCACAGACATGGCCCGTACGATAGACAAGTGGCTGACCTTGCCCAATCAGTGACGAACAGCGATAGGAGGTGAATCCATATGGAGCAGCAGGAAGTAGTCAGCCCTATGCAAATGGGTGTGTTATTCTATACCTTTATGACGGGCTCTTCTATTATCAATATCCCTTCCCCGCTAATCGGCAAAGCGGATAACAGCGCCTGGCTTTCCCTGATCATCTCCGGAGCAGTCGGCATGGCACTTCTAGCCTGTATGCTCTATCTGCACGGCCGTTTCCCGAGATTGAGCTATGTGGAATACAGCCGCAAGCTGATCGGCACGTGGCCGACGCTTGTCATCGCTGTCCTGCCTCTTTCTTGTTTGCTGCATATGCTGTCAGCGATTGTACTCGATATCAGCTTGTTTATGCAGAGTGCCATGCTCAGAGAAACGCCAACCTACTCCTTCACATCTCTGATCTTTATGGTTGCGGCATTGACCGTTCGGGCAGGGCTTGAGGTTATGGCGCGGATGTTTACCATGATCATGACTCTGGTCGTTATATTTGTCAGCGCCGTGCTCTTGCTGGCGATTGAGGATTACAGTCCCGGGCATCTTGTCCCGCTCATGCCAGAGGGCGTGCTGCCCGTGCTGAAAGGCGCTTTTTTTTCGTACGGGTTCCCTTATGCTGAGTTGTTTCTGTTCGCAATGCTGCTGCAATTCGTTCATAAAACGGCTAACAGCGAGCTTAAACGCAAGATGATTCTGGCGTTGCTGTTGAATATAACCACTCTGTGTGTATC
This genomic window contains:
- a CDS encoding anti-sigma factor, with protein sequence MSRDKVELEAAKTTCEAGFTEQDWIDALIGHADTVRRTALHLHAAECASCQALREEWGQLLSPTTGKNDGAPEAYELTPSRRASLRRRVRLKGAGRWLGRSLLAGSAAVAAVILVAMLMSQDRLTSASDEHLLSYVESQEPAALQLVRASDTSRYRIAPQGEAREGYLWLSGDSREAFLLLDPLARQDGEDYQAWAIQGARRYSLGIVKFAGGAGYLHMKTDLLPYADHIALSTEPKGGSETPSQQRFMLLVPGP
- a CDS encoding sigma-70 family RNA polymerase sigma factor yields the protein MRQNRENAHWNGCQDNAAMAAVLRDMCEGSSEAFDRFYSHYVPLVMRIACRLLGDRMEAEDVCHDIFLEAIRKGRQYSPDRGSVDAWMAVMTKSRCMDRMRKLSRTVVVHDAEEAERFQVEPGPEEKTLVSMERRAVRDALEELPEQQRNALVTAYYRHRTHRELAEEWEVPLGTVKSWIRYGIHNLRKSLTRRGWAAEGFGREEGGG
- a CDS encoding NEW3 domain-containing protein, yielding MRKACRQASILALVIAVLTLGGLGLSPQSAEAANTLELFTPYTAVDAAPGESISYSIELMNRGEATVKADISFQNTPDGWSYELTAGGRVVKQLAVKPESSETLSLRLDVPLQVDKGEYSFTVNAGGAQLPLRVFVAEKGSYTSKLEVEQPNIEGHADSSFTFSAKLSNQTAEEQTYALAASVDNGWEARFTSGGNGVTSVTVEPNASQTLSIELLPPDQAKAGTYSVPIMAANSSTKAETTLEAVITGTYGIALSTADDRLNAAVKAGGSRSLQLVVKNTGTVKLEDVSLNAQTPAEWDVTFEPKTIRSLEPGTEASVQAVIQASEQALPGDYALNLSAGTAQKSADAAIRVAVKSSTLWGWIGILIIAAVAAGIYGLFHKYGRR
- a CDS encoding ABC transporter ATP-binding protein, which encodes MEQRTYTEAAVELTGLTKAYGSHLAVNKLDLTIRKGEVFGLLGPNGAGKTTTILMMLGLTEPTAGTVRVLGLDPARSALDIKRRIGYMPDDLGFYEDRTAIDNLMYTAGLNGFSRQAAQQNALELLERVGLSGSGRKKVGAFSRGMRQRLGLADVLIKRPEMIILDEPTLGIDPKGVQELLELITTLSREDGLTVLLSSHHLQQVQQICDRVGLFVGGRLVACGGLEQLSGMLEEEHAVVIELEFGNPSERLKPALLAIPGVRDMREIAMLPDGRFRAELQCDTDVTAAAARTASSEAELYAIHRRTYSLDDVYRRFFEGGDTHAV
- a CDS encoding ABC transporter permease subunit, which translates into the protein MPFNGLRARLSERFSLRKGGESSAAAFWVMVRKEFGDHVRSWRFVILMGIILLACIGSVYSAVTALRSGANEDTSMAFLQIFTLSDGTLPNFIAFVTFLGPLMGIALGFDAVNAERSRGTLSRLISQPIYRDDLLKAKFVSTLLVITVAIFALGLLVMGLGLIVIGYPPTPEQFLRVLLFLITSVVYIGFWLNLSILFSVRFRQATTSALAGLAIWIFFTVFYGMLLNLVAKGAAPSENAGAEAVMRYQELILSLNRLSPSELFNEANTTLLMPSVRSLGPLTMEQVVGALPSPLPLGQSLLLVWPQLTGMLSATMICFGLSYLLFMRQEIRSRS
- a CDS encoding spore germination protein, encoding MQGTAQPETKGYEADAGTPKQPISDVLGDNISQLEAIFSRNADIVFRHWSYGPELQHSACSVYYETLMQGEIINYMKSSLQDLVAHEVGPATTITPENVISFFEHQGVSEKKADLLDDLHQAVFHISSGNFVIFFNEWNKALVYQSLTMESRQVSEPTNESVIQGPRESTVENLQKNVGLLRMRLKTPDFKTVALYAGGKTQTRIIYGYVEGAADPEMLKEFEKRIQKAAEMEILETSYIEQLIEDSTWSPFPQHRYTERPDTAVAAMLDGKIAVLTQGTGSILLCPGMFPEFFQSSEDYYQRTVYSSMIRFLRIIAFLLALTLPSIYIALSTFHSELIPTVLLLAVIDTREGIPFPAFFEALIMEFFFELLREAGVRLPKPVGSAVSIVGALVVGEAAINAGIASPIMVIIVALTGIASFSIPQYNIAIALRILKFPLMLSASIMGGFGIMIVFILILLHLCKLRSLGQPYLTPIAPLRASLLRDVFIRAPLKSLLQSPRKHSPKN
- a CDS encoding Ger(x)C family spore germination protein — translated: MMFKKRMTLVLLCAALLFLPGCWNKRELDHYGFVMAIAIDQGKNKQLELTTQMYRPVTGQNGGGGGSQSPTANLLVKTTDDSLFEAIRDIPIHLGRKATWSHMRVIIIGEKLAKSTDVGKLIDFFYRDHEPRHTISLMIAKGRADRILEIEPEIEQTIGQQLLLTKQVSYKNSAKSMDTTLLKFALQMGSPNNDAAITYIYKDSMDELNTAGLALLKKGKMINILPSKKVEGLVMLRNEFKSGIVEIPCQEKLQTESFEVLGLNTRIKPKLEGDKVSVLVKASVEGVIGELKCTEIKTRQDEEDYILKIEKEIQHQMLSTIQVLQANKTDIIDIGNSIAKWHPKAWKGMKDSWEDQFAGIPFDIQVDVRLITTGTAIGKPAVSGDSK
- a CDS encoding endospore germination permease — its product is MEQQEVVSPMQMGVLFYTFMTGSSIINIPSPLIGKADNSAWLSLIISGAVGMALLACMLYLHGRFPRLSYVEYSRKLIGTWPTLVIAVLPLSCLLHMLSAIVLDISLFMQSAMLRETPTYSFTSLIFMVAALTVRAGLEVMARMFTMIMTLVVIFVSAVLLLAIEDYSPGHLVPLMPEGVLPVLKGAFFSYGFPYAELFLFAMLLQFVHKTANSELKRKMILALLLNITTLCVSIVCTIMLFGPLAGIKKYSLYELARTVEVQEIITRIESVIGISLIAGSYMKATITLYVLSLFITHLFKLQNYRMIVTPIALIAFLHTLVGFKSDMQWVEMVSIVHPLWVTFAFTAPLLLVTAVAAIRRRVR